Proteins encoded in a region of the Bacteroidales bacterium genome:
- a CDS encoding RHS repeat-associated core domain-containing protein — translation KRSTGSNYNTPYKFSAKEKDQETGFNYFGARYYVDYMYVWLSVDPMSDKYPSMSPYMYCGGNPVAYVDPDGERIFLRGSKEQKSSYVSLINQNTSNVRASVGFFGVMKIKVVNPNKTNSSFDQCLLDSYNNKGNKVVAKLNDFNKQENSEFTKSYRESKGKSSMDIDLNGMNILNDSDPVLFKLFTQRAVDYAEGKNEKEITERSTSIYNEDPLTTDGAISLDIEYNSSSTFRSQKLKLKDRDSDRRFRSDGVIRTYEVIQYKGDKTIKSVERIE, via the coding sequence ACAAGCGCTCTACAGGCAGCAACTACAACACCCCATACAAATTCTCTGCAAAAGAAAAAGACCAAGAGACAGGCTTTAACTACTTTGGAGCACGCTATTATGTGGATTATATGTATGTGTGGCTAAGTGTTGACCCGATGAGTGATAAGTATCCAAGCATGAGCCCGTATATGTATTGTGGTGGAAATCCTGTTGCTTATGTTGATCCTGATGGAGAAAGGATTTTTCTTAGAGGGTCTAAAGAGCAAAAAAGTTCATATGTTTCTTTAATAAATCAAAACACGTCAAATGTTCGAGCGAGTGTTGGATTTTTTGGTGTTATGAAAATAAAAGTTGTTAATCCAAACAAAACCAACTCCTCTTTTGATCAGTGTTTGTTGGACTCTTATAACAATAAGGGTAATAAGGTGGTTGCAAAACTTAATGATTTTAACAAACAAGAAAATTCAGAGTTTACTAAATCTTATAGAGAGAGTAAGGGTAAATCAAGTATGGATATTGACTTAAATGGAATGAACATACTTAATGATTCAGACCCTGTTTTGTTTAAATTATTCACTCAAAGAGCAGTTGATTATGCTGAAGGTAAAAACGAGAAAGAAATAACAGAAAGGAGTACCTCAATCTATAATGAAGATCCGTTGACGACAGATGGAGCTATTTCTCTTGATATTGAATATAACTCTTCCAGTACTTTTCGCTCTCAGAAGTTGAAGTTAAAAGATAGAGACTCGGACAGGCGTTTCAGAAGTGATGGTGTAATACGTACTTATGAAGTAATACAGTACAAGGGAGATAAAACAATTAAATCGGTAGAAAGGATTGAATAA